AAAAAGGAATTCGGGAGGTCCTGTGATTGACTGAATTAAAATCAATTATTTGTCCGATTTGTGGTTGTCTTTGTGATGACCTCGAAGTAACAGTTGAAGATAACAAAATCGTGAAAATGAAAAACGGCTGCGCCGTATGCGAAGCCAAAATGGTTCACGGCTACAACAGTGAAGAACGCATCCTAAAACCCCTCATACGCAAAGACGGCAAACTTGTCCCCGTCACCATGGATGAAGCGGTAACTAAAGCTGCTCAGATACTTACCGACGCAAAATATCCGCTCCTGTTTGGCTGGAGCAGCTCCACTAGTGAAGCCCAACGCATCGGCGTAGAATTAGCCGAAGAACTAGGCTCAGCCTTAGACAACTGCTGCAGCGTCTGCCACGGACCATCCGTCATGGCAACCCAAGAAATCGGAATCCCCACCGCAACCCTAGGCCAAATCAGACACCGCGCCGACCTCATCGTCTACTGGGCATGCAACCCTTGGGCGTCGCATCCGCGCCACGTAGAACGCTACACCAACTTCTCCGAAGGACGCTTCGAGAAAAGCGAATGGACAAATTTCATACAGAAACTAAAGAGCGAATCAGGCAAAAAGAAAATCCGAGCCGCTGCTACTCGTGCTATGGGCAGGTATCAGCCTCCTGCACGTCCTGACATGTGCAGTGTTGATGCGCCTCCTCAGACCATGCAGAAGATGGGGCGTAAGATGATTGTTTTTGACGTACGCAAGACTATGACGGCTGAAGCTGCAGACTATTTTGTTCAGGTGGAGCCGAATAAGGACTACGAAATCTTTGAGGCTCTGCGTTGCTTGATTAATGATCAAGAACTTGATGTGGACAAAGTCGGCGGTGTTCCCGTGGAATACCTAAAAGAAGTAGCTGACGCCTTGGTTAACGCCGAGTTCGGGGCCATCTTCTTTGGGTTGGGCTTGACCGCAAGTGCTGGCAGGTTCAGAAACATCGAAATCGCCATCGCCCTAACCCGTGACCTTAACCAAAGAACCAAATTCGTTATTGCCCCCATGCGTGGGCACTTCAACGTCACAGGTGCCAACGTGGTTTTCGCTTGGCAAACTGGTTACCCCTACGCGTTAGACTTCTCCCAGGGCTATCCGCAATATAATCCTGGTGAATTCACTGCGGTTGATTTGTTAAAGCGCGGTGACAACGACGCCACCCTTGTCATATCTGCTGACCCTGGTGCTCATTTCCCCAAAGCTGCAGTCCAAAGCTTAGTCAAAAAGCCCCTAATCGTCATTAATCCTGACATGAACTGTGTTTCAAGGCTTGGTGACGTCGTGTTTCCCACCCAGTGGTGCGGCATAGAATACGAAGGCACCGCCTACCGCATGGATCATGTTCCCATCATGCTGCGCAAAGTCGTCGAACCTCCACCGGGCGTACCCAACGATGAAGAACTCCTAAAGATGATACTAAACAAAGTCCGCGAGCTAAAAGTAGAGAAAGCGGGCAAGGAACCCAAGAAACCTGCCTGTGCAGTAACCGCGGAGGCTACCTAAAATGGGTGAAATGCTCATAAAAAACGGTTTCGTCTTTGACCCCATCAACAATATCAACGGCGAAAAAATGGACATCGCCATCAAAGACGGCAAAATCGTCGAGAAAGTAGACGAGAGTACCGCGCAAATCATTGATGCTTCTGGCAAAACTGTGATGGCTGGTGCTGTAGATATTCACACTCACATTGCAGGCGGCGAAGTAAATACAGGACGCATGATCCGCCCCGAAGACCACGTCAAAGACGTCGAACGCAAAACCGCCCTAACCCGCTCAGGCGTAGGTTACTCCATACCCTCAACGTTCACCACGGGCTACCGCTACTCCAAAATGGGCTACACAACCGTCATGAACCCTTCCATGTCCCCCTTGGAAGCTAAGCATACTCACGAAGAACTAAACGACATACCAATGCTCGACAAAGCCACCTATCCCCTGCTGGGTGACTGGTGGTTCGCGCTTGAGTACCTAAGCAAAGACCAAATCGACGAATGCGCCCGCCACATCGCATGGATGATGAACTCCACCAAGGGCTACGCCATCAAAATCGTCAACCCCGGCGGCTTGGAATCTTGGGGTTTTGGCGGCAACGTGCACAGCATTGACGACCAAGTACCTAACTTCTGCATTACCCCGAGAGAAATCGTGCGCGGCTTAGCCAAAGTCAACAAACGACTCAACTTGCCTCACTCTATTCACCTGCACACAAACAACTTGGGTCTGCCAGGCAACTACACCACTACGCTGGAAACCATGAAAGCCCTCGAAGATGTCTACACTGGCGATAGACCCGTTGGTCACATCACTCACCTGCAGTTTAGCAGTTTTGCGGGTGATGGCTGGGCAAACATGAAGTCAGGCGCCGAAGAAATCTCCAAGTACATCAACAATCACAATCACATGACCTTTGATATGGGTCAGGTTATTTTCTCTGAAACCACGACCATGACTGCTGATGGCCCCTTTGAGTTTACGCTCTATGAGCTTAGCGGTCACAAATGGGTCAATTCTGATGTTGAAACTGAAACCAGCGGAGGCATCATACCCATGCAGTACAAACGCTCAAGCGCCGTCAACGCCATCCAATGGTCCATCGGCTTAGAACTTGCCCTCATGATCAAAGACCCTTGGAAAATCTTCATGACAACCGACCACCCCAACGGCGGGCCATTCTTCTATTACCCAAAGATTATGGCGTGGCTGACTAGCAAGAAAGCCCGTATGGCGGTGCTTAATAAGTGCCACAAGAAAGCGCAGTCCCGAAGCTTGTTGCCCTCAATTGACCGTGAGCTTAGCCTCTACGAGCTTGCCATAGTCACAAGGGCAGGACAAGCCAAAGCCCTAGGCCTTGACAACAAGGGTCACTTAGGCGTAGGAGCAGACGGTGACGTTGCAATCTACGACATTAACCCCCAGACACTGGATATAACCCAGAAGTACCAAACCGCACGTAAAGCCTTTGGCAACGCAGCCTACACCATCAAAGACGGCGAAGTCGTAGTCAAAGACGGCGAAGTCGTCAAAACCCCCAGCGGCAAAACCATGTGGCTCAACGTCGACACCAACGAACCCTGCCTAATCGACGAAGACATGAAACGCAGATTCAAAGACTACTGGACAATCGAATATGACAACTACCCCGTGTTTGACCACTACGTGCGCGTCCCACAACAAATAACCATAAAGGCAGATGTCTAAAATGATAGTACTCACCCCCCTCAAAAAATTTGAAGCCCCCGTCCAAGCAGCCTGCATAAACCCCGACGTATTCCAAGGAAAAACCCTCCAAGAAATCGCAGCTCTACCTGTAACTGAAGGCAGCAAACAACTCACGCTTTGCGACCTCTTCAAACTCGAAGAAACCCCCCAAGAAACCCCAAACATCACCCTTAACGGCGACTTTGGCAAAGTCAAACGCATCGGACAAGAAATGAAAACAGGCGAAATCATCATAAACGGAGATGTCGGCATGCACACAGGCGAAAAAATGCTGGGCGGCAAAATCGTCATAAACGGCAACGCTGTAGGCTGGGTAGGCTGCCAAATGCGTGGCGGCACCATAGAAATCCACGGCAACGGCGGCGACTACTTGGCTTCTCCTTACCGAGGCAGCGAAACAGGCATGCGTGGCGGCACCATCATAGTTGACGGTGATATCGGAACTGACTCTGCTTGCTACATGCATGGTGGCGTAATCAAAATCAAAGGCAACGCCGGACGCTTCTTAGGCTACCACATGTCCAACGGCACCATTTACGTCGAGAAAAACTGTGCCTACCGTTTAGCGCCCTGCATGACAGGCGGCAAAGTCATAATCCAAGGCACTGTAGAAGAGGTCATGCCAACCTTTACCGTTGACGCAACCAAAGGCAAAGTCAAAGTAGATGACACCCAAAAAGCTGAAGGTCCATTTTACGTGTTTCTCGGAGATTTGGCTCAGCACGGAACAGGCAAACTTTTCATATCCAAACCCAGCAACCCGCAGTTAGGTCCAATTTACGACAAGTACCTGTAGAGTAGAGTGAAAGTTTATGCATGAAACCTTAAGCGTTAATGCTCTTGCATGGAAAGTCGCCCAGAAACTCTTAAACAACCAAGCAGCCTACGGCGTTCACGCAACCACAAGCAGCGCAGGCGCAACCGTCATAGACGCAGGAGTCAACGTCCCCGGAGGCTTCCAAGCAGGCAAAATCCTAACCGAACTTTGCCTAGGCGGCGCAGGAAAAGCCCAACTTGGCTTCAAAGCCTACGGCGACACAGAACTTCTTTCAGTAACCATCTCTTCTGACCACCCCGCCATCGCAGCGTTAGGCTCCCAGTTCGCAGGCTGGCGCATAAAAGAACCCGACGAATCCATCGCCATCGGCTCAGGTCCCGCACGTGCCATAGCCAAAAAACCCAAAAACGTCTTCGAAGAAATCGGCTACTTTGACGAATCCGACAAAGCTGTCCTCACGCTGGAAAGCAACTGCCTACCCTCCGACGCCCTAATAGAAAAAGTCACCAAAGCCTGCAACATCGCAGCCGAAAACCTAATCATTGTCGTAGCTCCAACCGCCAGCATCGCAGGCTTAACGCAGGTCACAGGACGCGTCGTCGAAGTCGGCATCCACAAACTCCGCACTCTGGGCTTAGACCCCAAAGCTATCAAATACGCCTGCGGCTTTGCCCCCATTCCGCCCCAATGCGGAGAATTCGAAGTTGCCATGGCACGAACCAACGACGCCATCCTCTACGGCGGCGCCGTCTACCTCACCGTAGACTACGACAACGAAGAACAACTACAAAAAATCGTGAGTCAAGCACCCTCCAACATGTCCAAAGACTACGGCAAACCCTTCCTACAAATCTTCCAAGAAGCCGACAAAGACTTCTACAAAATCGACCACAACCTCTTCGCCCCCGCAGTCCTCACAATAAACAACGCCAAAACAGGCAAAGCCTTCAAAGCAGGACAAACCAACCCCCAAATCCTCACAAAATCCCTCGGATTCTAAACCTCTTCTTTCTCTCTTCTCCAGTTTTAGCTTTCACTTGCACAGTATGCTTTAGGTTCCTGCTTGCCTGCTTAGTTTTGTTTGGAGAAAAAATGAAGAAGTGATTATTGCTGCGTTGACTTTTTGTTAGTCTAAGTTTATGCGTATGTTTCTTTGGATTATTTGCGTTAGGATGTAGGCTAGTGGTATGCTGTAGAGGACGACGGTTCCGTTGAATATGGCTGTGGCTGGCAGCGCTGCTATGGTTGCTATTTCTGTGAGTTCAAACCCGAACGGGTAAGGCTGCTGCAAGGTGACGTAGTTGAGGACTGTCATGACGATTTCTCGAAACAGAATCCCCAGAGCAGTTGCAGCCGTAACCAACATAGCGGCTTGCTTTGGCTGCGTATAGTTTTGGACGAAAAATTTGCCTGCTATGTAAACTCCCAGCAACGTAGACAACACCGCCGCCAAGTTATAAAATGGTCCCGCAGGCAACGAACCTTGATAGAACGCAAACAACACCACAGAATTCATAAACGAAATCGCCAACCCCGACTTAACCCCCAAAAGCAAAAACGCCACAATAATAGGAATCTCCCAAATACCATAAATCAAATAGGGCGCGTAAGGAGCTGGAATCCCAATCTTAGATATAACTGGATTTAACGCTACTGTTAGGGCAGCAAAGACAATAGTTACTGCAAGCCTCTTCGTATTCATCGTAATCAAGCTAACAGCACCACTTAATTATTTAAGAGTAGCTACCTAAAAATGTGTGGGGTGTTGGGTAATCCGACCTGTAGGTGGTGCACATTTGTGTCACACTTGATATGCGCGAACAATTTTTCTAGGCGGGAATGTGCTTTCTTTGGCTGTATCTTTTATTCATATTTGTGGGAATTATGTATCTTTGCTTTTACGAATACATTTATAA
This DNA window, taken from Candidatus Bathyarchaeota archaeon, encodes the following:
- a CDS encoding formylmethanofuran dehydrogenase subunit A — translated: MGEMLIKNGFVFDPINNINGEKMDIAIKDGKIVEKVDESTAQIIDASGKTVMAGAVDIHTHIAGGEVNTGRMIRPEDHVKDVERKTALTRSGVGYSIPSTFTTGYRYSKMGYTTVMNPSMSPLEAKHTHEELNDIPMLDKATYPLLGDWWFALEYLSKDQIDECARHIAWMMNSTKGYAIKIVNPGGLESWGFGGNVHSIDDQVPNFCITPREIVRGLAKVNKRLNLPHSIHLHTNNLGLPGNYTTTLETMKALEDVYTGDRPVGHITHLQFSSFAGDGWANMKSGAEEISKYINNHNHMTFDMGQVIFSETTTMTADGPFEFTLYELSGHKWVNSDVETETSGGIIPMQYKRSSAVNAIQWSIGLELALMIKDPWKIFMTTDHPNGGPFFYYPKIMAWLTSKKARMAVLNKCHKKAQSRSLLPSIDRELSLYELAIVTRAGQAKALGLDNKGHLGVGADGDVAIYDINPQTLDITQKYQTARKAFGNAAYTIKDGEVVVKDGEVVKTPSGKTMWLNVDTNEPCLIDEDMKRRFKDYWTIEYDNYPVFDHYVRVPQQITIKADV
- the mch gene encoding methenyltetrahydromethanopterin cyclohydrolase — its product is MHETLSVNALAWKVAQKLLNNQAAYGVHATTSSAGATVIDAGVNVPGGFQAGKILTELCLGGAGKAQLGFKAYGDTELLSVTISSDHPAIAALGSQFAGWRIKEPDESIAIGSGPARAIAKKPKNVFEEIGYFDESDKAVLTLESNCLPSDALIEKVTKACNIAAENLIIVVAPTASIAGLTQVTGRVVEVGIHKLRTLGLDPKAIKYACGFAPIPPQCGEFEVAMARTNDAILYGGAVYLTVDYDNEEQLQKIVSQAPSNMSKDYGKPFLQIFQEADKDFYKIDHNLFAPAVLTINNAKTGKAFKAGQTNPQILTKSLGF
- a CDS encoding formylmethanofuran dehydrogenase subunit C codes for the protein MIVLTPLKKFEAPVQAACINPDVFQGKTLQEIAALPVTEGSKQLTLCDLFKLEETPQETPNITLNGDFGKVKRIGQEMKTGEIIINGDVGMHTGEKMLGGKIVINGNAVGWVGCQMRGGTIEIHGNGGDYLASPYRGSETGMRGGTIIVDGDIGTDSACYMHGGVIKIKGNAGRFLGYHMSNGTIYVEKNCAYRLAPCMTGGKVIIQGTVEEVMPTFTVDATKGKVKVDDTQKAEGPFYVFLGDLAQHGTGKLFISKPSNPQLGPIYDKYL
- a CDS encoding formylmethanofuran dehydrogenase subunit B, whose protein sequence is MTELKSIICPICGCLCDDLEVTVEDNKIVKMKNGCAVCEAKMVHGYNSEERILKPLIRKDGKLVPVTMDEAVTKAAQILTDAKYPLLFGWSSSTSEAQRIGVELAEELGSALDNCCSVCHGPSVMATQEIGIPTATLGQIRHRADLIVYWACNPWASHPRHVERYTNFSEGRFEKSEWTNFIQKLKSESGKKKIRAAATRAMGRYQPPARPDMCSVDAPPQTMQKMGRKMIVFDVRKTMTAEAADYFVQVEPNKDYEIFEALRCLINDQELDVDKVGGVPVEYLKEVADALVNAEFGAIFFGLGLTASAGRFRNIEIAIALTRDLNQRTKFVIAPMRGHFNVTGANVVFAWQTGYPYALDFSQGYPQYNPGEFTAVDLLKRGDNDATLVISADPGAHFPKAAVQSLVKKPLIVINPDMNCVSRLGDVVFPTQWCGIEYEGTAYRMDHVPIMLRKVVEPPPGVPNDEELLKMILNKVRELKVEKAGKEPKKPACAVTAEAT